In Crassostrea angulata isolate pt1a10 chromosome 4, ASM2561291v2, whole genome shotgun sequence, one genomic interval encodes:
- the LOC128180392 gene encoding translationally-controlled tumor protein homolog, with protein sequence MIVFQDLITGDELFTDAFKFSIKDDFFYEVEGKIVTEDRGAGNVDIGGNPSAEGGDDDGGVDEDANKVSGCNIVLASKMQPTQFDKKSYQVYLKDYMKALKAKITETKGQEAADAFAKKAQTCVKEVLGNFKNYDFYLGESQNPDGHVALLDYREDGITPYMLFFKDGIKEEKY encoded by the exons ATGATCGTGTTCCAAGATCTCATTACAG GAGATGAGCTTTTTACCGATGCTTTCAAATTCAGCATCAAAGATGATTTTTTCTATGAAGTAGAGGGAAAA ATTGTCACAGAAGACAGAGGAGCTGGTAATGTGGACATTGGCGGTAACCCTTCAGCTGAGGGAGGGGATGATGATGGTGGCGTTGACGAGGATGCCAACAAAGTGAGTGGATGCAACATTGTCCTGGCCAGTAAAATGCAGCCAACGCAGTTTGACAAGAAAAGCTATCAGGTGTACCTTAAGGATTACATGAAAGC ACTTAAAGCAAAAATCACCGAAACTAAAGGTCAGGAAGCTGCCGATGCTTTTGCCAAGAAAGCACAGACATGTGTGAAAGAAGTCTTGGGAAACTTTAAAAACTATGATTTTTATCTTG GTGAGAGCCAAAACCCAGACGGACATGTTGCTTTACTTGACTACAGAGAGGACGGAATCACACCCTACATGCTGTTCTTTAAAGATGGAATCAAAGAGGAGAAATAT TGA